A genomic region of Arachis stenosperma cultivar V10309 chromosome 9, arast.V10309.gnm1.PFL2, whole genome shotgun sequence contains the following coding sequences:
- the LOC130949961 gene encoding uncharacterized protein LOC130949961 — protein MRGPRDGSLGAGTSNTGRYYRSMTLTDFLKSGPPQFNGNANALEADLWFREAERFLYTQHIPEVQFKTEFYGKYFLHAIRIAKELELMQLKQEDMSVADYTREFDNLCRLSRVCQGNPADFEAWKCVQYEKGLRRDIFNCVSRQRLTNFPELVMKSQFAERYSMKSAMLQEGYGETTSEEPHGAGLGVCYKCGKPRHVARDCPHKKC, from the exons ATGCGAGGACCCCGAGATGGAAGCTTGGGTGCTGGTACGAGCAACACAGGTCGATACTATAGGTCCATGACTCTTACTGATTTCCTCAAGAGTGGTCCACCCCAGTTTAATGGAAACGCTAATGCGCTAGAGGCTGATTTGTGGTTTCGAGAGGCGGAGAGATTCTTATACACTCAGCACATACCGGAAGTACA ATTCAAGACGGAATTCTACGGAAAATATTTCTTACATGCTATTCGCATTGCAAAAGAATTGGAGTTAATGCAACTGAAGCAAGAAGATATGTCGGTTGCTGACTATACCCGCGAATTCGACAATTTGTGTCGTCTCTCAAGAGTTTGTCAAGGAAATCCAGCCGACTTTGAGGCGTGGAAGTGTGTTCAGTATGAGAAAGGACTTAGAAGAGACATCTTCAACTGCGTGAGTCGGCAAAGGTTAACAAATTTTCCTGAATTGGTTATGAAAAGTCAATTCGCAGAACGTTACTCCATGAAGTCAGCAATGTTACAGGAAGGTTATGGAGAGACTACTTCAGAAGAGCCGCACGGAGCCGGACTAGGcgtatgttacaagtgcgggAAGCCGAGGCATGTAGCTCGAGACTGTCCACACAAGAAATGCTAG
- the LOC130947517 gene encoding low affinity inorganic phosphate transporter 1-like, whose product MAKEQLQVLNALDVAKTQWYHFTAIVIAGMGFFTDAYDLFCISLVTKLLGRFYYYDGSNNPGSLPSNVSSAINGVAFCGTLAGQLFFGWLGDKMGRKRVYGMTLMLMVICSLASGLSFGKEPKSVMVTLCFFRFWLGFGIGGDYPLSATIMSEYANKKTRGAFIAAVFAMQGFGILAGGMVAIIVSSIFKGLHPAPAFEFDHVGSTVPEADYVWRIILMFGALPALATYYWRMKMPETARYTALVVKNAKQAASDMSKVLEVEIEAEQEKIEQQETGGGNDFGLFSREFVKRHGLHLVGTATTWFLLDIAYYSQNLFQKDIFSAIGWIPPAKTMNAIEEVYKIARAQTLIALCSTVPGYWFTVALIDRVGRFAIQLMGFFFMTVFMFALAIPYHHWTLKGNQIGFVVMYSLTFFFANFGPNATTFVVPAEIFPARLRSTCHGISAAAGKAGAMVGAFGFIYAEKGIGVRNTLIILGVVNVCGFFFTFLVPESKGKSLEEMSGEAEDQQAVDNNVV is encoded by the exons ATGGCCAAGGAACAATTGCAGGTTCTGAATGCACTTGATGTTGCAAAGACACAATGGTACCACTTTACTGCCATTGTGATCGCCGGGATGGGTTTCTTCACTGATGCTTATGACCTCTTTTGCATCTCCCTGGTCACCAAGCTACTTGGCCGCTTTTACTATTACGATGGCTCTAATAACCCGGGTTCTCTTCCGTCCAACGTCTCTTCTGCCATCAATGGTGTCGCATTCTGCGGCACCCTCGCCGGCCAACTATTCTTCGGTTGGCTGGGCGACAAGATGGGAAGGAAGCGTGTCTACGGAATGACACTCATGCTCATGGTTATTTGTTCCCTTGCCTCTGGACTCTCCTTTGGAAAAGAGCCTAAATCTGTTATGGTCACTCTTTGCTTTTTTAG GTTTTGGCTTGGGTTTGGGATCGGCGGCGACTATCCTCTCTCTGCAACCATTATGTCTGAGTACGCCAACAAGAAGACACGTGGAGCATTCATCGCGGCGGTCTTTGCCATGCAGGGATTTGGAATCCTTGCCGGTGGCATGGTTGCAATTATAGTTTCGTCCATTTTCAAGGGACTGCACCCTGCTCCGGCGTTTGAATTCGACCACGTGGGGTCCACAGTTCCGGAAGCCGATTACGTTTGGAGGATAATCTTGATGTTTGGCGCCCTGCCCGCTCTTGCGACGTACTACTGGAGGATGAAGATGCCGGAGACAGCAAGGTACACGGCCTTGGTGGTGAAGAACGCAAAGCAAGCAGCTTCGGACATGTCCAAGGTTCTTGAGGTTGAGATTGAAGCAGAGCAAGAGAAGATTGAGCAGCAAGAAACAGGGGGAGGCAACGATTTTGGATTGTTCTCGAGAGAGTTTGTTAAGCGGCATGGGCTTCACCTTGTTGGAACCGCCACAACTTGGTTCCTTTTGGATATTGCTTACTACAGCCAGAATCTGTTCCAGAAAGATATCTTTAGTGCCATCGGTTGGATCCCACCGGCTAAGACAATGAACGCAATTGAAGAGGTTTACAAGATTGCGAGAGCACAGACTTTGATTGCACTGTGCAGCACTGTTCCCGGTTACTGGTTCACGGTGGCACTCATTGATAGGGTGGGGAGGTTTGCCATCCAGTTGATGGGATTCTTCTTCATGACGGTTTTCATGTTTGCATTGGCAATACCTTATCATCATTGGACCTTGAAGGGAAACCAGATTGGCTTTGTTGTGATGTACTCACTGACGTTTTTCTTCGCCAACTTTGGACCCAATGCCACCACTTTTGTGGTCCCTGCCGAGATCTTCCCTGCTAGGCTTAGATCAACGTGTCATGGCATTTCAGCTGCTGCAGGCAAAGCTGGAGCTATGGTTGGTGCTTTTGGATTTATTTACGCTGAGAAAGGAATTGGTGTCAGGAACACCCTTATAATCTTGGGTGTGGTTAACGTCTGTGGCTTCTTCTTCACATTCTTAGTTCCTGAATCTAAAGGAAAATCACTGGAAGAAATGTCTGGTGAGGCTGAGGACCAACAAGCTGTGGATAATAATGTTGTTTAA